A window from Armatimonas rosea encodes these proteins:
- a CDS encoding ABC transporter ATP-binding protein — MLTVRDLSVQFALGGGKLVRAVDGVSFSVAKGETLGIVGESGCGKSTTGRALLRLLPITGGTVTFDGQDVQSLRGPELLAFRRRVQMVFQDPYASLSPRLSVGQLVSEPLEIHGIEGDKKARVEALLKSVGLPEGIASRYPHAFSGGQRQRIGIARALALNPELIILDEPVSALDISVRAQVVNLLMDLQQERGIAYIFIGHDLALIRHIAHRVAVMYLGRIVELGTAEAIYTNPRHPYTRSLLASAPLPDPTKRRESAPLEGDPPSPLNIPSGCRFRTRCPFAQPLCAEKDPALDPETGAACHFARELPVWSS, encoded by the coding sequence ATGCTTACCGTCCGTGACCTCTCCGTGCAGTTTGCCCTAGGTGGCGGGAAGCTCGTCCGCGCGGTCGATGGCGTCTCCTTCTCCGTAGCCAAGGGCGAGACCCTCGGCATTGTCGGGGAGTCGGGCTGTGGCAAGTCCACCACGGGCCGCGCACTGCTCCGGCTCTTGCCGATCACGGGGGGAACCGTCACCTTCGACGGTCAAGATGTCCAGAGCCTGCGTGGGCCGGAGCTGCTTGCCTTTCGCCGTCGGGTGCAGATGGTCTTCCAGGACCCCTATGCCAGCCTCTCGCCGCGGCTGAGTGTGGGCCAGCTCGTGAGCGAGCCGCTGGAGATTCATGGGATCGAAGGCGATAAAAAAGCCCGTGTCGAGGCGCTCTTGAAGTCCGTGGGCCTCCCCGAGGGGATCGCCAGCCGTTACCCCCATGCCTTCTCGGGTGGCCAGCGCCAGCGCATTGGGATCGCGCGCGCCCTCGCGCTCAACCCGGAGCTGATTATCCTCGATGAGCCGGTCTCCGCACTGGATATCTCGGTGCGCGCCCAAGTGGTGAACCTGCTCATGGACCTGCAGCAAGAGCGCGGAATCGCCTATATCTTTATCGGCCACGACCTTGCGCTGATCCGCCATATCGCTCACCGAGTCGCCGTGATGTATCTGGGGCGCATTGTGGAGCTGGGGACCGCCGAGGCGATCTACACCAACCCGCGCCACCCCTACACCCGCTCCCTGCTCGCCTCCGCCCCCCTCCCCGATCCGACCAAGCGCCGTGAGAGCGCCCCCCTCGAAGGCGACCCGCCCTCGCCGCTCAATATCCCCAGTGGCTGTCGTTTCCGCACCCGCTGCCCCTTTGCCCAGCCCCTCTGCGCCGAAAAAGACCCCGCCCTCGACCCAGAAACCGGTGCTGCCTGTCACTTTGCAAGAGAGCTGCCGGTCTGGAGTTCTTGA
- a CDS encoding PIG-L deacetylase family protein, whose product MRKISGNEFLETIKRWPRWKRYTLVAFVSPPLLGALFALLFYANLHRSASAMTSEPLPAFPPLVPAQRLLVIAPHCDDETLGVGGVIAQARHDGIPVHVVFLTNGDAFPAACALVTRNLQPAAKDYVKLGNLRQKEALAALKHLGVGPEDVTFLGYPDRGIRALWEANWSPEKPYKSPFTQKDSVRGEAYCGQSLVSDLTQLIQKTRPTDIFVTHPADDHQDHSLAATFTEAALQKSKVERVLMHYYIVHRGDWPLPQGYSPSLPLVPPAGFTSADTHWRTVTLSHDALKAKERALKEYDSQLKLCDRFLNSFLRTSEIFGQLTQAGIDPMHTASVRDGQGDDVVRFANPSTDLTRLDAQLVGKNLKVTLNLRGASAPGVRYALHLRSEKGTFLARTLRSPYLSQPGSSQLVCSIPLAELETGTQPLEEALWISAETGMTARNIVDQTGYRYFALHRP is encoded by the coding sequence TTGCGAAAAATCAGCGGAAACGAGTTCCTAGAGACCATTAAACGCTGGCCGCGCTGGAAGCGCTACACCCTGGTTGCCTTTGTCTCCCCCCCCCTCCTGGGTGCTCTGTTTGCGCTCCTGTTCTACGCCAATCTCCACCGTAGCGCCTCGGCGATGACCTCCGAGCCCCTGCCTGCCTTTCCGCCGCTTGTCCCTGCGCAGCGCCTCCTGGTGATCGCCCCCCACTGCGACGATGAGACCCTGGGTGTTGGTGGGGTGATCGCCCAAGCACGGCACGACGGCATCCCCGTCCATGTGGTGTTTCTCACCAATGGCGATGCCTTTCCCGCAGCCTGTGCTCTGGTCACCCGCAACCTCCAGCCCGCGGCTAAAGACTACGTGAAGCTGGGTAATCTTCGGCAAAAAGAAGCACTGGCTGCCCTGAAGCACCTGGGCGTGGGGCCGGAGGATGTCACCTTCCTGGGCTACCCGGACCGTGGTATCCGTGCGCTCTGGGAGGCTAACTGGTCCCCCGAGAAGCCCTACAAGTCCCCGTTTACCCAGAAGGACTCGGTGCGTGGAGAGGCCTACTGTGGGCAGTCGCTGGTCTCAGACCTGACCCAGCTAATCCAGAAGACGCGCCCTACGGATATCTTCGTGACACATCCCGCCGACGACCACCAGGACCATAGCCTGGCCGCCACCTTCACCGAGGCCGCGCTCCAGAAGAGCAAGGTCGAGCGGGTTTTGATGCACTACTACATTGTCCACCGGGGCGACTGGCCCCTCCCCCAAGGCTACTCCCCAAGCCTGCCCCTGGTTCCCCCCGCCGGCTTTACCAGCGCTGACACGCACTGGCGGACCGTCACCCTGAGCCACGATGCCCTCAAGGCCAAGGAGCGCGCCTTAAAAGAGTACGACTCTCAGCTCAAGCTCTGTGACCGCTTTCTCAACTCGTTTCTGCGTACCAGTGAGATCTTTGGGCAGCTCACCCAGGCAGGGATCGACCCTATGCACACCGCAAGTGTCCGCGATGGCCAGGGCGATGATGTTGTCCGTTTTGCTAACCCCTCAACCGATCTCACCCGCCTGGATGCCCAGCTCGTGGGGAAGAATCTCAAGGTCACGCTCAACCTTCGTGGGGCAAGCGCGCCTGGGGTTCGCTACGCTCTGCACCTACGTAGTGAAAAAGGTACCTTTCTGGCACGAACCTTGCGGTCTCCCTATCTATCTCAGCCGGGGTCCAGTCAGCTTGTCTGCTCCATCCCGCTGGCTGAGCTAGAGACGGGGACGCAGCCTCTTGAGGAAGCGCTCTGGATCTCCGCGGAGACAGGAATGACTGCGCGCAATATCGTGGATCAAACAGGGTATCGGTACTTTGCGCTACACCGCCCTTAA
- a CDS encoding ABC transporter ATP-binding protein, translated as MPPVSEPLLALENLEVSFPAGPVVRGVSLEVRRGETLGVVGESGSGKTMTALSALRLVPEPGRVTGGRILFEGKDLLTASERELRQIRGGRIAMIFQDPMTSLNPVFTVGDQIAESVQLHKNVSKAAAKAAAVEALRRVQIPDAERRATQYPHELSGGMRQRAMIAMALASEPDVLLADEPTTALDVTVQAQILTLIRQLQKELGMAVLFITHDLGVVAQVCDQVAVLYGGQVMEQADVQTLFASPQHPYTRALMESLPEFATGNRLNFIPGQPPSRPSEVSGCPFRPRCRQAVERCQEPQAPLVLSPGHAVRCHRVGEGGR; from the coding sequence CTGCCCCCTGTGAGTGAACCGCTCCTAGCCCTGGAGAACCTTGAGGTCTCCTTCCCCGCCGGTCCTGTCGTGCGGGGCGTATCGCTGGAAGTCCGCCGTGGCGAGACCCTTGGAGTTGTCGGGGAGTCGGGCTCTGGCAAGACCATGACCGCCCTCTCCGCGCTCCGCCTGGTGCCAGAGCCGGGCCGCGTCACAGGCGGTCGGATTCTCTTTGAGGGGAAGGATCTCCTCACGGCCTCGGAGCGCGAGCTACGCCAGATTCGGGGCGGACGGATCGCGATGATCTTCCAGGACCCCATGACCAGCCTCAACCCGGTCTTCACGGTCGGGGATCAGATCGCCGAGAGTGTCCAGCTCCACAAGAATGTCAGCAAGGCTGCCGCCAAGGCCGCCGCGGTCGAGGCCCTGCGCCGGGTCCAGATCCCCGATGCCGAGCGCCGCGCCACGCAGTACCCCCACGAGCTCTCCGGCGGCATGCGCCAGCGTGCGATGATCGCCATGGCCCTGGCATCGGAGCCCGATGTACTCCTCGCCGACGAGCCCACGACCGCGCTGGATGTCACGGTGCAGGCACAGATCCTCACCCTCATTCGACAGCTCCAGAAAGAGCTGGGGATGGCGGTTCTCTTTATCACCCACGATCTCGGTGTGGTTGCCCAAGTGTGTGACCAGGTAGCGGTGCTCTACGGCGGGCAGGTGATGGAGCAGGCGGATGTCCAAACCCTCTTTGCCAGCCCACAGCACCCCTATACCCGCGCTCTGATGGAGTCCCTCCCCGAGTTTGCGACGGGAAACCGCCTGAACTTCATTCCTGGCCAGCCCCCCAGCCGCCCCAGTGAGGTCAGTGGCTGCCCCTTTCGCCCGCGCTGCAGACAGGCGGTCGAGCGTTGCCAGGAGCCGCAAGCACCCCTTGTCCTCTCGCCAGGCCACGCGGTGCGCTGCCACCGTGTGGGAGAGGGGGGACGCTGA
- the holA gene encoding DNA polymerase III subunit delta: MARTPAKPKARESERPDGPSRVILLTGLEAERKQAEALEYLKQADPDFADFDAETLDGSHASAEQVLGAVGTVPFGNGKKVVLLRDTQQLDTEEQKRLAAGLDRIPPQGLLVLHTGSPIIEDGKTKRGSAVSTELANAVKKLGEVRDFALPKVEDLRGHLIQEARRLGKTLDSEALALLSQLPADDVRHIGTELEKAALHAGTNAKITAADVEATLSRGPDDVIFKLCDAVGMRKPKEALQHVNTLFRGSSRPDSVAPRTLVLLARQIRLVMQFRFLGEKKMAGRNAQPVSPQVAALLPADGAASILANPRTAWMADKYIGQARNFTLPELEERLEKLLNADLALKGSLPGGDNPQAVLQRLVIELC; this comes from the coding sequence ATGGCACGGACACCCGCCAAGCCCAAAGCCCGAGAGAGCGAGCGCCCCGATGGCCCCTCGCGCGTCATCCTGCTCACCGGTCTGGAGGCTGAACGCAAGCAAGCGGAGGCGCTCGAGTACCTCAAGCAGGCCGACCCGGACTTTGCAGACTTCGATGCCGAGACCCTAGACGGCTCCCATGCCAGCGCGGAGCAAGTCCTCGGAGCCGTGGGAACCGTCCCGTTTGGCAATGGCAAGAAGGTCGTGCTGCTCCGCGATACCCAGCAGCTCGATACCGAGGAGCAGAAACGGCTCGCCGCAGGGCTGGACCGCATCCCCCCTCAGGGCCTGCTAGTGCTCCATACCGGCTCCCCCATTATTGAGGACGGCAAGACCAAGCGCGGCTCGGCGGTGAGCACGGAGCTTGCCAACGCGGTGAAAAAGCTGGGCGAGGTGCGCGACTTCGCCCTGCCCAAGGTGGAGGACCTACGGGGGCACCTGATTCAGGAAGCGCGGCGCCTTGGCAAGACCCTGGATAGCGAGGCGCTCGCGCTTCTCTCCCAGCTCCCCGCCGACGATGTACGCCATATTGGGACGGAGCTGGAGAAGGCGGCGCTCCATGCGGGCACCAACGCTAAGATCACCGCTGCGGATGTGGAGGCGACTCTCTCGCGCGGCCCCGACGATGTGATCTTCAAGCTCTGCGATGCGGTGGGGATGCGCAAGCCCAAAGAAGCGCTCCAGCACGTCAACACGCTCTTTCGGGGCAGTAGCCGCCCAGACTCGGTCGCTCCCCGCACGCTGGTGCTCCTGGCGCGCCAGATCCGGCTCGTGATGCAGTTCCGGTTCCTCGGCGAGAAAAAGATGGCGGGCCGCAACGCCCAGCCCGTGAGCCCACAGGTCGCCGCCCTGCTCCCTGCGGATGGTGCTGCGTCGATCTTGGCTAACCCACGGACAGCGTGGATGGCGGACAAGTATATCGGGCAGGCACGCAACTTCACGCTCCCCGAGCTGGAGGAGCGCCTGGAGAAGCTCCTCAATGCGGACCTTGCGCTAAAGGGCTCCCTCCCCGGCGGCGATAACCCACAAGCGGTTCTCCAGCGCCTCGTGATCGAGCTCTGCTAG
- a CDS encoding DUF58 domain-containing protein, with protein sequence MGRKTSTSSIKAFVITVAFIFLFTVALLLDVQYLYFMAVMAALIQPIAYGLVALSPVHYTAQRRHVPTAVEGKSFTVTLEIQAGGHFPATAMEIDEVLPATLRHLEASASRKPEQWDGTQGTLTYRVEPLLRGIHSLGPARVETTDPLGLFTFSADLAQPTEIVVHPTPIPMRRGQSGGEGRFGIRERDGKAQRGEGLEFHGVREYHPGDSLRRVHWRTSARTGRLAVVEFERAFEQDLVLAIDLQRDTHVGTGRESTLEYAVKIAATLADRTVARGGGVALHTQQGSTVLAARSNAPEAARFQLFDLLARLQATSETTLAALLSSKTLAPGSRIAILTAQFDPALSAWISSRLALGDTIEVYYLSPSSFGATSAPPPGFPSRLLKIVEKHHSPWEEGGKHLEQLLRDTH encoded by the coding sequence GTGGGACGTAAGACCAGTACGAGTAGTATCAAAGCCTTTGTAATCACGGTTGCCTTTATCTTCTTGTTCACGGTCGCGCTCCTGCTCGATGTTCAGTACCTCTACTTTATGGCGGTCATGGCGGCCCTGATCCAGCCCATTGCCTACGGGCTAGTCGCGCTCTCCCCCGTCCACTACACCGCCCAGCGCCGCCATGTCCCCACCGCAGTCGAAGGCAAGTCGTTCACGGTGACCCTGGAGATTCAGGCGGGCGGGCACTTCCCAGCAACCGCGATGGAGATCGACGAGGTTCTCCCCGCAACCCTACGGCACCTCGAAGCCAGCGCCTCCCGCAAGCCCGAGCAGTGGGATGGGACACAAGGCACACTCACCTACCGGGTCGAGCCGCTCCTACGGGGAATCCACTCTCTGGGCCCTGCCCGTGTCGAGACCACCGACCCTCTGGGGCTGTTCACCTTCTCGGCAGACCTCGCCCAACCCACGGAGATCGTGGTCCACCCCACCCCGATCCCGATGCGCCGTGGTCAGTCCGGCGGCGAGGGACGCTTTGGGATCCGTGAGCGCGATGGCAAGGCGCAGCGGGGAGAGGGCCTGGAGTTCCACGGGGTGCGGGAGTACCACCCAGGTGACTCGCTCCGACGGGTGCACTGGCGGACCTCGGCGCGCACGGGCCGCCTCGCGGTGGTGGAGTTTGAGCGCGCCTTTGAGCAAGACCTAGTCCTTGCGATTGACCTTCAGAGAGACACCCATGTCGGGACGGGCCGGGAGTCTACCCTGGAGTATGCTGTCAAGATCGCCGCGACCCTGGCGGATAGGACGGTCGCACGGGGCGGTGGGGTCGCACTCCACACCCAGCAAGGAAGCACGGTCCTAGCGGCGCGCAGCAACGCCCCTGAGGCGGCGCGCTTCCAGCTCTTCGACCTCCTCGCCCGGCTCCAAGCGACCTCGGAGACGACGCTGGCGGCGCTTCTAAGCAGCAAGACCCTCGCGCCGGGGAGCCGAATCGCGATCCTCACCGCCCAGTTCGACCCCGCGCTCTCCGCCTGGATCTCCAGCCGTCTCGCGCTAGGCGACACGATCGAGGTCTACTATCTCAGCCCCAGCAGCTTTGGAGCCACCAGCGCCCCTCCTCCGGGCTTTCCCTCCCGGCTCCTCAAGATTGTCGAGAAACACCACTCCCCCTGGGAAGAAGGAGGTAAACACCTTGAGCAGCTCCTCCGCGACACACACTAA
- a CDS encoding transglutaminase TgpA family protein: MSSSSATHTNPAKASLALVLVALVAQNAAIVALALPLISSGYSFFLMALSVIGATLAHRARQRDGADKALLPGAIGLIVLFFVVQFIVARFGRSLPLEFLLASGDMSMILALTFTATVATFFWLTDTAILFACVWSIAMIGLSATLNINIQTIISFAIYLLCALFLMIHQHTLAQAGPKGRELAMQGRLLWFQARTALVLWLATFGLGIVVAVPLQMLGRNMSLSNILERLKVKPDPRRTQAGKFRLAFDNPRQFVVGLGPVSDDDTLLYHVTAPKPSYWRTRTFAVCVGNEWTPFGNDMEVPRILSPTRKSAERNTFNLSAVLEGERKKTERVKATVEPVAGLRPMIHLAEPRVVQTNQPQLARRVDGTVGLSGNRLDFAPPPTPYELEADVSTATPEDLNSASTDYPTAIRERYLAEPDPGKLDELASEALGKAKKPYDRAEAIRRFVSDRCTYSLEARPCPPGRNPAEWFLNESKVGYCDLYATAVTLLCRAAGIPARIVTGFNAGEIDPDHPNAFNLRERNRHAWCEVFFVGYGWVPFDATALTTEATSTPVATPPLPKSQIRKLPIGPIALAGIALVGLVGVGAAELLRRRGVLPERKTISPETRATQQLLAVYRKALRELTRSGAPRKSTMTVAEHLELVHTTLGAAIHEHYEPLARLSERVLFAKQFPSESELTAAEKALQALQAALKERKH, translated from the coding sequence TTGAGCAGCTCCTCCGCGACACACACTAATCCCGCCAAGGCTTCGCTTGCCCTGGTGCTGGTCGCTCTGGTTGCGCAAAACGCCGCGATTGTCGCCCTTGCCCTCCCGCTCATCAGCTCCGGCTATAGCTTTTTCCTCATGGCCCTCAGCGTGATCGGCGCGACACTCGCCCACCGTGCACGCCAGCGGGACGGAGCCGACAAGGCCTTGCTTCCCGGTGCCATCGGGCTGATCGTCTTGTTTTTCGTGGTCCAGTTTATTGTCGCCCGCTTTGGCCGCTCCCTCCCGCTGGAGTTTCTGCTAGCGTCCGGCGACATGAGCATGATCCTGGCCCTCACCTTCACCGCGACAGTGGCAACCTTTTTCTGGCTCACAGATACCGCGATCCTCTTTGCCTGTGTCTGGTCGATCGCCATGATCGGGCTCTCGGCGACCCTCAATATCAATATCCAGACCATCATCAGCTTTGCGATCTACTTGCTCTGTGCGCTCTTTTTGATGATCCACCAGCACACCTTGGCGCAGGCCGGCCCCAAGGGACGAGAGCTGGCGATGCAGGGACGGCTCCTATGGTTCCAGGCACGGACCGCCCTCGTGCTCTGGCTCGCGACCTTCGGGCTGGGCATTGTCGTGGCTGTCCCGCTTCAGATGCTTGGGCGCAATATGTCGCTCTCCAATATCTTAGAGCGGCTCAAGGTCAAGCCCGATCCCCGGCGCACCCAGGCGGGAAAGTTCCGCCTCGCCTTCGACAATCCACGGCAGTTTGTGGTGGGCTTGGGACCGGTCAGCGACGACGACACCTTGCTCTACCATGTTACGGCACCTAAGCCGTCGTACTGGCGCACCCGCACCTTTGCGGTCTGTGTGGGCAATGAGTGGACCCCGTTTGGCAACGACATGGAGGTGCCGCGCATCCTCTCCCCCACACGCAAGAGCGCGGAGCGCAACACCTTTAACCTCAGCGCGGTCTTGGAAGGCGAGCGCAAGAAGACGGAGCGTGTCAAGGCCACGGTCGAGCCCGTGGCGGGCCTGCGCCCGATGATCCATCTCGCGGAGCCACGCGTCGTGCAAACGAACCAGCCCCAGCTCGCGCGGCGCGTGGACGGCACCGTGGGTCTCTCGGGCAACCGGCTGGACTTTGCACCACCGCCCACTCCCTATGAGCTGGAGGCCGATGTCTCCACCGCCACCCCTGAGGACCTGAATAGCGCGTCCACGGACTACCCCACCGCGATCCGAGAGCGCTACCTCGCCGAGCCCGACCCTGGTAAGCTCGATGAGCTAGCGAGCGAGGCACTCGGCAAGGCCAAGAAACCCTACGACCGTGCCGAGGCGATCCGGCGCTTTGTCTCGGACCGCTGTACCTACTCGCTGGAGGCGCGGCCCTGTCCCCCCGGCCGCAACCCCGCGGAGTGGTTCCTCAATGAGTCGAAGGTCGGCTACTGCGATCTCTACGCCACGGCCGTGACCTTGCTCTGCCGCGCCGCAGGGATTCCGGCTCGGATCGTCACGGGCTTCAATGCCGGCGAGATCGACCCCGACCACCCCAATGCCTTCAACCTGCGCGAGCGCAACCGCCACGCCTGGTGTGAGGTGTTCTTCGTGGGCTACGGCTGGGTCCCCTTCGATGCCACCGCCCTCACGACAGAGGCGACCTCGACACCCGTGGCGACCCCGCCCCTGCCCAAGAGCCAGATACGCAAGCTCCCCATCGGCCCCATCGCGCTCGCGGGGATCGCGCTGGTGGGGCTGGTGGGAGTGGGTGCCGCCGAGCTCCTGCGCCGCCGCGGTGTCCTCCCGGAGCGCAAGACCATCTCGCCCGAGACACGCGCCACGCAGCAGCTCCTGGCGGTCTACCGCAAGGCCCTGCGGGAGCTCACCCGAAGCGGTGCCCCCCGCAAGAGCACGATGACAGTCGCTGAGCACCTGGAGCTGGTCCACACCACCCTGGGAGCCGCCATCCACGAGCACTACGAGCCCCTCGCACGCCTGAGTGAGCGGGTGCTCTTTGCCAAGCAGTTCCCCAGTGAGAGCGAGCTCACCGCTGCCGAGAAGGCGCTCCAGGCCCTCCAGGCCGCCTTGAAAGAGAGAAAACACTAG
- a CDS encoding phosphatase PAP2 family protein, with translation MRIFLAAGIAALTLALAPRVQAQTGLPDRPTARFFSGSGNVAFLAGGLLASDRREGVRALVTSTVVVTGLKYSTRERRPDGSTHDSFPSGHASAAFTIAGMAAARAHSGTEAALWYLGAGLIADSRVTLKRHYPHDVVVGGLLGLLVARSPALRLRF, from the coding sequence ATGCGAATCTTTCTCGCCGCCGGGATTGCGGCCCTGACATTGGCTCTCGCCCCTCGCGTGCAGGCTCAGACCGGGCTCCCGGACCGTCCGACGGCACGGTTTTTCTCGGGGAGTGGCAATGTCGCTTTTCTGGCGGGTGGCCTGCTTGCCAGCGACCGCCGCGAGGGGGTGCGGGCGCTGGTGACCAGCACGGTTGTCGTGACCGGGCTTAAGTACTCGACCCGCGAGCGTCGCCCGGATGGCTCAACCCACGATAGCTTTCCCAGTGGCCACGCCAGTGCCGCCTTCACGATTGCTGGGATGGCCGCCGCACGTGCGCACTCTGGCACGGAGGCCGCGCTCTGGTATCTCGGGGCGGGCCTGATCGCCGACAGCCGGGTGACTTTGAAGCGCCACTACCCCCACGATGTCGTGGTCGGGGGGCTCCTGGGGCTCTTGGTGGCGCGCAGTCCCGCTCTGCGGCTCCGCTTCTAG
- the infC gene encoding translation initiation factor IF-3, with product MGPRVNERIRVREIRVVGEDGEQLGVMTPREALDIARSRGMDLIEVAPTAVPPVCRIMDYGKFKYEQGKREREARQKQRQSDMKGITISPKMGFIDDHDLDIKIRNCVKFLGDGDKVKITFRFRSRWMSHPEFAQEAMAKIAKTATDAGVGQVERHPLIEGRQMIMILAPSKEAMKRAAQRLESRNAAKAQAHQGKPGETAATKPSDEEDEDEEDDDLLDDEDDDLDDDEDDEDEDEAEDATDAPAK from the coding sequence ATGGGCCCCCGCGTCAATGAGCGCATCCGCGTTCGAGAGATCCGAGTGGTGGGGGAGGACGGCGAGCAGCTTGGGGTCATGACCCCGCGCGAAGCCCTGGATATCGCCCGCAGCCGAGGGATGGACCTGATTGAGGTCGCCCCGACCGCTGTCCCACCCGTTTGCCGCATCATGGACTACGGCAAGTTCAAGTACGAGCAAGGCAAACGTGAGCGTGAGGCCCGCCAGAAACAGCGTCAGTCGGACATGAAGGGCATTACCATCTCTCCGAAGATGGGCTTCATCGACGATCACGATCTGGATATTAAGATTCGGAACTGTGTCAAGTTCCTCGGCGATGGCGACAAGGTCAAGATTACCTTCCGCTTTCGCTCACGCTGGATGTCACACCCTGAGTTTGCTCAGGAAGCCATGGCAAAGATCGCCAAGACCGCAACCGATGCCGGTGTCGGGCAGGTGGAGCGCCACCCGCTGATCGAAGGCCGCCAGATGATCATGATCCTGGCCCCCTCCAAAGAGGCGATGAAGCGCGCTGCCCAGCGCCTCGAGAGCCGCAACGCCGCCAAGGCACAGGCACACCAAGGCAAGCCCGGCGAGACCGCCGCGACCAAACCCTCCGATGAGGAGGACGAGGACGAGGAGGACGACGATCTCCTGGACGACGAGGACGATGACCTCGACGACGATGAGGACGATGAAGACGAAGACGAGGCAGAGGACGCAACCGACGCTCCTGCCAAGTAG
- a CDS encoding ankyrin repeat domain-containing protein, whose product MDRRSFTLGLLGLGFYKQELPPLHAAVIAGQLDEVRRLLALDGALVASRDEKGNTALHHAAWHNQLEIAQELIARGATVDAKRTEGRVTPLESASYFGHLDMVRLLVTAGADVNAKVYEGLTPLHQAVRNGHVTTCQFLMEKGARLDAERDNGYSPLHTAAEANQTETVLWLLACGADPTHRSKDGKTPLAVTGSDRVRELLQRALITRAEVEAKLSARELSMPNAALSVRQEQLAYESHFERAALGGEWGTTALGGTWRDLEVGKTPKGNRPFLGPFSNQEVRLAVGGLPPHNTLRLSFELFVLGSWDGNGTPRYGPDVFDLSVLNGPTLLHTTFYNPTTELKDAPLQAYPADYPLGNNKGYTGASERASLGLFPDEGGAFREAVYRLAFTFTHRSDSVLIRFSASGLEGLDNESWALSNVRVTAVTVGTATPAKPTKPVKPKK is encoded by the coding sequence ATGGATCGTCGTAGTTTTACTCTTGGGCTCCTGGGGCTTGGCTTTTATAAACAGGAGCTTCCCCCGCTTCATGCGGCAGTTATCGCCGGACAGCTGGACGAGGTACGGCGCCTCTTGGCCCTGGATGGTGCACTGGTGGCGAGCCGCGACGAGAAGGGCAATACGGCGCTGCATCATGCTGCCTGGCACAACCAGCTGGAGATTGCCCAGGAGCTGATCGCACGAGGGGCGACGGTCGATGCCAAGCGCACGGAGGGGCGGGTGACTCCGCTCGAGTCCGCCAGCTACTTTGGGCACTTGGATATGGTTCGGCTTCTGGTGACGGCGGGCGCGGATGTCAATGCCAAGGTCTACGAGGGGCTGACTCCTTTGCACCAAGCCGTTCGCAATGGCCATGTGACCACCTGTCAGTTTCTGATGGAGAAGGGAGCCCGGCTCGATGCGGAGCGTGACAATGGCTACTCTCCGCTCCACACCGCCGCGGAGGCCAACCAAACCGAGACCGTCCTCTGGCTCCTCGCCTGTGGCGCAGATCCCACCCACCGTAGCAAAGACGGTAAGACACCACTCGCCGTGACGGGTAGTGACCGGGTGCGTGAGCTCCTCCAGCGCGCACTTATCACCCGTGCGGAGGTCGAGGCCAAGCTGAGTGCGCGCGAGCTTTCAATGCCCAACGCCGCACTGAGCGTGCGCCAGGAGCAGCTTGCCTACGAGAGTCATTTCGAGCGTGCCGCACTCGGCGGGGAGTGGGGCACGACCGCGCTTGGGGGGACCTGGCGAGATCTAGAGGTGGGAAAGACTCCCAAGGGCAACCGGCCGTTTCTGGGACCCTTTAGCAACCAGGAAGTCCGCCTGGCCGTGGGGGGGCTTCCTCCCCACAACACGCTTCGGCTCTCCTTCGAGCTCTTTGTCCTGGGGAGCTGGGATGGCAATGGGACCCCGCGCTATGGCCCGGATGTCTTCGATCTTTCGGTGCTCAACGGCCCGACTCTGCTCCACACGACCTTCTACAACCCGACGACCGAGCTCAAAGACGCGCCTTTGCAGGCCTACCCCGCCGACTATCCCCTCGGCAACAACAAGGGCTACACAGGGGCGAGCGAGCGTGCCTCCCTGGGGCTCTTTCCCGACGAGGGGGGGGCGTTTCGTGAGGCGGTCTACCGGCTGGCCTTTACCTTCACCCACCGCTCCGACTCGGTGTTGATTCGGTTCTCGGCGTCGGGGCTAGAAGGCCTTGACAACGAGAGCTGGGCGCTCTCCAACGTGCGGGTTACTGCGGTGACCGTGGGCACGGCCACGCCTGCGAAGCCGACCAAGCCCGTCAAGCCGAAAAAATAA
- a CDS encoding DUF5658 family protein yields MENQEDIPAVTQVNSFGSFQDRRAALRLRFQGKFVMRRAAEKEASILALICMADMFTTLYWVTMGYATEANHLLAWTFDIHPLTFVVVKSASCIPAVLMAPALAKRKKNFTIWLLRIIIAVYILTYFRLAQF; encoded by the coding sequence TTGGAAAATCAAGAGGATATCCCCGCCGTGACTCAAGTGAACTCGTTTGGCTCGTTCCAGGACCGAAGAGCAGCGCTGCGCCTTCGGTTTCAGGGTAAGTTTGTCATGCGTCGTGCCGCAGAGAAAGAGGCCAGCATCCTGGCGCTGATCTGTATGGCGGATATGTTTACTACCCTCTACTGGGTCACGATGGGCTATGCCACGGAGGCAAACCATCTGCTGGCCTGGACCTTCGATATCCACCCCCTGACCTTCGTGGTTGTCAAGTCCGCTTCCTGCATCCCGGCAGTCCTCATGGCACCCGCGCTCGCCAAGCGCAAGAAGAACTTTACCATCTGGCTGCTACGAATTATTATCGCGGTCTATATCCTGACCTACTTCCGCCTCGCTCAGTTCTGA